In one Pseudoliparis swirei isolate HS2019 ecotype Mariana Trench chromosome 23, NWPU_hadal_v1, whole genome shotgun sequence genomic region, the following are encoded:
- the LOC130188186 gene encoding BAH and coiled-coil domain-containing protein 1 isoform X4 — MEGRDFAAPAHLLSERGTLVHRAASRIAPSGHGSVQHGGHFTPGKYYPSHIPMAPHSGSGLMGNSSASFMGTFLASSLGSPASHPSHPSRPPSSPSSPSFRSGPHSSASQIWFPHSHEAAPGYPRFSGSLAHTFLPMSHLDHHANSGVLYGQHRFYDTQKENFYLRGLPSQPPLLSANHSLPPMSRAGAGHSQGSCSRDRDPGIGTALHKGLKEGSVERGVVPVKDKERSSSKQEAKERQQQQQQQQQQQQQQQQQQQLHNHQPPQPTHHHHAHSHQQHPHYPQHPLPLEEVNSRALERHKASLSMEYSKEHPQSMGKPLSACLHNGKMQNGDAGTGAGAKNSMPSCGGEGTALGVMVGGGSSQGKHMGSSVSSRCTKEGISGEMRISEQPSDCLERGQAPLHHSLSYSVPPPLHMGSAAGGAHPHPHPHTHPHTHPHPGGFHCLQLHPSHPHHPHHSHHPHHHPDFFCPPPPAPLVNPASHERGPANVGREPKITGPTFVPSVAGLGDKSSGPFQLGNPECHGVGGGVGGGNNKDKVIEKNGGSGHHSNWQRKQQQQQQQQQQQQQQQQQQQPCRKTDKAPDWMQSHHQHLQPSQLPPPPQLQQPPHPQQQHQVVRSRSVECINSGVDMDVFRPSMPQGPKAGHSVNTSPYRDCSHPGPQPNSSPLSSKSMVQHSGTGVAHGPGPAVSCSLQRDGQKVARIRHQQHGRPGPDAPSPAELNQVSSQELKRKMEMSPYVYGNISGQQQQQQTPVPPWAMRPPHHMPQTEEEQRKSYMELGSTGAQQSQQQQQQSGMSLQAPQPPSASPLSQQQLQPQQQPEPQGPTQGESSAMKSLLKYSNQQQPLLLSQKSPFGGLGTLKSGPAGGSCALQGNKQTLPSRKGPANDNERPDYSGRARDMGDAGHGESEVRQPPVGIAVAVARQREPPCRSADSHPNSRQGRVHPSVKGPPRSMYPSDPNAEEERKRMSGEQIGLTCLDRERDAYIRDNKERVEFARIHPSNSCHGDLTSHLMVPGGTPLQSGQLGDPAAHSAHHHWMPRTGSPSLWMTGHSYGIGHTALHQNLPPGFSTAMPGPLQPVLPLPQDPSAQLVVLPTEPPTHPATHHLDVMEQPGLWPPVYGARGPPSHMQHPAVYSRSQFLRQQELYALQQHQQLQHQHQSHQSQQPQSQTQQQQHQQHRAVHGMDMQHHATHLSQMQKRPDGPDEPSVELEELISEPRTSKPAKAYSYSASQRNTSPPGACAAHLSPCCQSPSLRPHPKSTPSTPCSAPSPAAAAPHSPAISPAPSQMLKGAETQDKRGEGQPPQDYPQSLEPDLPPGYTYTAIPTGYRSGPSPQDVQLAEPADLEAVQVEPAEQAPQALSSLGEELDCQAVVRPLPEPLPSEELEKEEEKRVVERVLEQREEVEVAAMTAANYVPGEREAEEQGPAEEEVMVCPPAKSPVCEAASCPVPLSTEELERPEAVITLEEEADDEAAESQLERAQKVNMPAEQESELPAIIELDPPSPEAPEPRPSSLEEAKDGEQQHKSAMNPDDASVDCVRLSPASTSAPSSNQATVAVPHKPLVPCYWSLELLIAAAFCTDVPPFPLFPHGTPSVASSQPNPYQGMELLSELADLELQQQKHTCGNSQVTEEELLMFDLHSLATLATARALEQDSQEYSRPGSGQHFPARRMLNLRRKCSWTPRNEPVCPAKGSMETMDGPELAMRVKLAELQRRYKEKQKELAKLQRKHDHQKEETPRSPARRGPGRPRKRKPTLTTGPVSSSEGQRKVKSMGAGLALSPEDLGGGGDSQRRKKRLSSRGFERLSSTQQIKAQGCRKSSLHSMLSSKLADDVTQLKQKAQCKKILSGTGSRDKEVSPCNSNPKHGHRNQCSGKAESRRESGGQSDTVCIGLTSDTSVGTAASVDSSPQGSWTGLVHHGRQKGSSALTQGSSRLSQPRARDHRQRRDATEEDESSPVESGSSDQEEEEEGSYDTDEGRDYRAQPRREVTSSSSVTGPSPSSVVKLEANQKARNKKQRQELYGSQSLSGAEGEVKVRKKPPCRLGLATAVKKSREDHRSEGVRRPCGPRSKEPRWGSLGTRGNRYRRSLGLATFPTTSERLKRATRKSTMLRGAINKRRSGWSVGGPSSQSEEGSRGRRNKDQQPKGRAVSRLLESFAADEGFQMDGSSFSEEEEDSSRSFSNRGPEVPKCVVTKELLTDGLKVLISKDDELLYAARVHTLELPDIFSIVIYGERGNRPRIYSLEQLLQEAVLDVRPEAEAVLSEGTRVCAYWSERSRCLYPGYVRRGGSSDEGKQAGVMIEFDDGDRGKISLPNIRLLPPGYQIHCGESSPALLIPSEVKRGSGLEQAPLSDRPSDSYNLINTLTNSQPPLLHKRRPGRPKGSGKKQKQQQQQAENANKNPSPFLGWPSLGNTRKRSSDNLFELNGAPRKALRGPEDDLFPLARSQPLASTPAKGLFSSSSFEVDSFSSIANGYSSFCTQSTGPNQGLSLVPRSGTHGQRRRQDELTVPRSRKSGQEFLVKLDHEGVTSPKTKNSKALMLRGGSSSVGGMPRTDAYCHPVLLVQDNKKGGASKVELLRKGTTPQRKPSYSLRLDEYGDLGFRDCDSSNSDLEEEERKRTAPAASGGIRTAALAAASSGLRTTAPAAASSGLRTTAPAAASSGLRTTALAAASSGLRTAAPAAASSGVRTTAPAAAPSGLRTTALAAASSGLRTTALAAASSGLRTTAPAAASSGLRTTALAAASSGLRTTALAAASSGLRTTALAAASSGLRTTALAAASSGLRTTALAAASSGLRTTALAAASSGLRTAALAAASGGLRTAGRFLSRLSVSSSSSGSSSSSSSGSISSSSLCSSDNDSSYSSEDEDSSALMLQSCMSSHRGLLQPSEPSTSSRPHQHSFVAKAVAGANAKGNPSDQISNKSLKRKECTSSTSKTSKDFVKKPRMLPDDASFIPRPKMSAFIAGRQMWRWSGNPTQRRGLKGKARKLFYKAIVRGRDTVKVGDCAVFLSAGRPNLPYVGRIENFWESWTSSMVVKVKWFYHPEETKLGKRHRDGKHALYQSCHEDENDVQTISHKCQVVSREEYECLTRNQKPNSTSPDLYYLAGTYDPTAGQLVTTEGLSILC; from the exons CAGCTCCAGGCTATCCTCGATTCTCAGGGAGTCTGGCCCACACTTTCCTTCCCATGAGCCACTTGGATCACCACGCCAACAGTGGAGTTCTCTACGGGCAGCACCGTTTCTATGACACGCAAAAAG AGAACTTCTATCTTCGAGGTCTCCCGTCCCAGCCACCTctcctctcagccaatcacagtctGCCACCAATGtcgagggcaggtgcaggacaCTCTCAGGGGTCCTGCAGCAGAGACAGAGATCCAGGGATAGGCACTGCTCTACATAAGGGCCTAAAAGAGGgatctgtggagagaggagtGGTACCTGTAAAGGACAAGGAGAGGTCCAGCAGCAAACAAGAGGCAAAGgagagacagcagcagcagcaacaacaacaacaacagcagcagcagcagcagcaacagcaacagCTCCACAACCACCAGCCACCCCAgcccacacaccaccaccatgccCACTCCCATCAGCAGCACCCACACTATCCACAGCACCCACTACCCCTTGAGGAGGTCAACAGTCGGGCCCTGGAGAGGCACAAGGCCTCCCTCTCCATGGAGTACAGCAAGGAACACCCTCAGAGTATGGGCAAGCCCCTCAGTGCCTGCTTGCACAATGGCAAGATGCAAAACGGAGATGCAGGAACTGGAGCAGGGGCTAAGAACTCCATGCCCAGCTGTGGGGGGGAGGGCACAGCCCTTGGGGTCATGGTGGGTGGAGGGAGCAGCCAGGGTAAACATATGGGGTCCAGCGTTAGTAGTCGCTGCACCAAAGAGGGGATAAGTGGGGAGATGAGGATCAGTGAACAACCTTCGGATTGTCTGGAAAGGGGTCAGGCACCACTCCACCACTCGCTGTCCTACTCTGTACCGCCACCCTTACACAtgggttctgctgctggaggggCACACCCCCATCCACATCCGCACACTCACCCCCATACACATCCTCACCCAGGGGGTTTCCACTGCCTTCAGCTCCACCCCAGCCACCCGCACCATCCACATCATTCCCACCACCCACACCACCATCCAGACTTCTTCTGCCCGCCCCCTCCCGCTCCTTTAGTCAACCCTGCCTCGCATGAGAGGGGGCCGGCCAATGTGGGGCGAGAACCTAAAATCACCGGGCCTACATTTGTGCCATCTGTGGCCGGCCTGGGGGACAAATCTAGTGGTCCATTCCAGCTTGGTAACCCAGAATGCCATGGTGTGGGCGGTGGAGTGGGAGGCGGCAATAACAAGGATAAGGTAATAGAAAAGAATGGAGGCTCTGGGCACCATAGTAATtggcaaagaaaacaacagcaacaacaacaacaacaacagcagcaacaacagcagcagcagcagcagcagccatgcAGAAAGACAGACAAGGCTCCAGATTGGATGCAGTCCCACCACCAACACCTTCAGCCCTCACagcttcctccacctccccaacTACAACAGCCTCCACATCCCCAACAGCAGCACCAGGTTGTACGATCACGCAGCGTTGAGTGTATCAACAGCGGTGTGGACATGGATGTGTTTAGACCCTCGATGCCCCAGGGGCCAAAGGCTGGACACTCTGTCAACACATCTCCATACAGAGACTGTTCCCATCCAGGACCCCAGCCTAACTCCTCCCCCCTTAGCAGTAAAAGCATGGTTCAACATAGTGGGACTGGAGTAGCCCATGGCCCTGGTCCTGCTGTTAGCTGCTCCTTGCAGAGAGATGGACAAAAGGTCGCCAGGATACGCCACCAGCAACATGGCCGGCCGGGACCGGACGCTCCGTCTCCTGCTGAGTTGAACCAAGTCTCGAGTCAGGagctaaaaagaaaaatggagatGTCCCCTTATGTTTACGGCAACATCagtgggcagcagcagcagcagcagactccGGTGCCACCGTGGGCCATGAGGCCTCCCCACCACATGCCACAAACCGAGGAGGAGCAAAGGAAGTCTTACATGGAGTTAGGAAGTACTGGTGCACAACAAtctcagcagcaacagcagcagtcgGGAATGAGCCTGCAGGCTCCCCAGCCTCCCTCGGCATCTCCCCTCAGTCAGCAACAGCTGCAGCCACAGCAGCAACCAGAGCCCCAGGGCCCAACTCAGGGGGAGAGCAGTGCCATGAAAAGCTTACTAAAATACAGCAACCAGCAACAGCCACTGCTCCTCTCCCAGAAGAGTCCCTTTGGAGGGCTGGGAACGCTCAAATCAGGTCCTGCTGGGGGGAGCTGTGCCCTGCAGGGCAACAAACAGACTCTACCTTCCAGAAAGGGCCCAGCCAATGACAACGAGCGCCCGGATTACAGTGGGCGGGCCCGGGATATGGGGGATGCAGGGCATGGGGAAAGTGAGGTGCGGCAGCCACCAGTGGGAATCGCAGTGGCTGTGGCCAGACAAAGGGAGCCACCTTGTCGCTCGGCGGACAGTCATCCAAACAGCCGCCAAGGCAGGGTGCATCCCTCAGTGAAAG GACCGCCCCGCTCCATGTACCCTTCAGACCCGAATGccgaagaggagagaaagaggatgagTGGGGAACAGATAGGTCTGACTTGcttggacagagagagagatgcgtaCATCAG GGATAATAAGGAAAGGGTGGAGTTTGCAAGAATCCACCCCTCCAACAGCTGTCACGGAGACCTGACCTCTCATCTCATGGTCCCAGGCGGGACTCCCCTCCAGTCTGGCCAATTAGGAGATCCTGCTGCGCATTCGGCTCACCATCATTGGATGCCAAGAACTGGAAGCCCATCCCTCTGGATGACAGGACACTCTTACG GTATAGGTCATACAGCCCTGCATCAGAATCTGCCGCCAGGTTTCTCGACAGCTATGCCAGGCCCTCTGCAGCCAGTCCTGCCTCTGCCCCAGGACCCCTCTGCCCAGCTGGTGGTCTTGCCCACTGAGCCTCCCACCCATCCTGCGACCCATCACCTGG aTGTGATGGAGCAGCCAGGGCTGTGGCCCCCTGTGTATGGTGCCCGGGGCCCACCCTCCCACATGCAGCATCCTGCTGTGTACTCCCGATCCCAGTTTCTACGGCAACAGGAGCTGTACGCtctccagcagcaccagcagctccagcatCAGCACCAGAGCCACCAGTCGCAGCAACCACAGTCTCaaactcagcagcagcagcatcagcagcacaGAGCTGTGCATGGCATGGACATGCAGCATCATGCCACTCACCTTTCACAG ATGCAGAAGAGGCCGGATGGGCCGGATGAGCCGTCTGTTGAACTCGAGGAACTCATTTCGGAACCGAGAACATCCAAACCTGCCAAGGCCTACTCCTACAGCGCATCTCAGAGGAACACCTCTCCGCCCGGGGCCTGCGCCGCCCACCTGTCCCCTTGTTGCCAGTCCCCGTCTCTGCGACCGCATCCCAAGAGCACTCCTTCGACACCCTGCTCTGCTCCCAGCCCTGCGGCAGCAGCCCCTCACTCGCCTGCCATCAGCCCCGCTCCATCCCAGATGCTCAAGGGAGCCGAGACCCAGGACAAGCGAGGAGAGGGACAGCCTCCCCAGGATTACCCTCAGTCTCTGGAGCCTG ACTTGCCTCCTGGATATACCTACACTGCTATTCCCACGGGCTACAGGAGCGGGCCCTCCCCCCAGGATGTTCAACTGGCTGAGCCAGCTGACCTGGAAGCAGTCCAAGTGGAGCCTGCTGAGCAAGCTCCTCAGGCTCTCTCCAGTCTGGGGGAGGAGCTAGACTGCCAAGCGGTGGTCAGGCCCCTCCCAGAGCCACTCCCATCAGAGGAactagagaaagaagaggagaaaagagtgGTGGAGAGAGTTctggaacagagggaggaagtggaggtAGCAGCGATGACAGCCGCCAACTATGTgcctggagagagggaggcggaggagcagGGGCCCgctgaggaagaggtgatggtgtgCCCCCCTGCTAAGAGCCCGGTGTGCgaggctgcttcctgtccggTCCCCCTTTCAACAGAGGAGCTCGAAAGGCCAGAAGCTGTCATCACCTTGGAGGAGGAAGCGGATGATGAGGCGGCGGAGAGCCAGTTGGAGCGCGCTCAAAAGGTCAACATGCCTGCAGAGCAGGAGTCAGAGCTGCCCGCCATCATTGAGCTTGACCCTCCTTCCCCTGAAGCTCCTGAGCCTCGTCCCTCGTCCCTCGAGGAAGCAAAGGACGGCGAGCAGCAGCACAAGAGTGCGATGAACCCCGACGACGCCTCAGTGGATTGTGTGCGTCTCTCCCCCGCCTCGACGTCTGCCCCGAGCTCAAACCAGGCAACTGTTGCCGTGCCCCACAAGCCTCTGGTGCCCTGCTACTGGAGCCTGGAGCTGCTGATTGCCGCTGCCTTCTGCACAGACGTACCTCCATTCCCCTTATTCCCTCATGGCACCCCATCAGTCGCCTCATCGCAGCCCAACCCCTACCAGGGGATGGAGCTCCTGAGCGAGCTGGCAGATCTGGAGCTGCAACAGCAAAAGCACACCTGTGGGAACAGTCAGG TCACAGAAGAGGAGTTGCTGATGTTTGACCTCCATAGCCTTGCGACCCTGGCCACAGCCCGTGCTCTGGAGCAGGACTCCCAGGAATACAGCCGTCCGGGTTCAGGGCAACACTTCCCGGCCCGCAGGATGCTCAATTTACGTAGGAAATGCAGTTGGACACCTCGCAATGAACCA GTGTGCCCGGCCAAAGGTAGCATGGAGACGATGGACGGTCCCGAGCTTGCGATGCGTGTGAAGTTGGCTGAGCTGCAGCGCCGCTACAAAGAGAAGCAAAAGGAGCTGGCCAAACTTCAGAGGAAGCACGATCATCA GAAGGAGGAAACACCTCGCAGCCCGGCTCGGCGAGGACCGGGGCGGCCGAGGAAGCGGAAACCCACCCTCACCACAGGTCCAGTGTCCTCATCTGAGGGCCAAAGAAAAGTCAA GTcgatgggggcggggcttgcgcTGTCGCCTGAGGACCTAGGAGGGGGCGGTGACAGccagagaaggaagaagaggctgTCCAGTCGAGGCTTTGAGCGGCTCAGCAGCACACAG CAGATAAAAGCACAGGGCTGCAGAAAAAGCAGCCTGCACAGCATGCTCAGCTCCAAGCTGGCCGATGACGTGACTCAGCTCAAACAGAAAGCCCAGTGTAAAAAGATTCTCTCGGGGACGGGCTCCAGAGACAAGGAGGTTTCGCCCTGTAACTCCAACCCCAAGCATGGACACAGAAACCAGTGCAGCGGCAAAGCCGAGTCCAGGCGAGAGTCTGGGGGACAGAGTGACACAG TTTGTATTGGCCTGACATCTGATACCAGTGTTGGCACTG CAGCCAGCGTGGACAGTAGCCCCCAAGGCAGCTGGACTGGACTTGTGCACCATGGCCGTCAAAAGGGATCCTCCGCCCTGACACAGGGCTCGTCCCGTCTGAGCCAGCCCAGAGCGAGAGATCACCGCCAGAGACGTGACGCgacggaggaggacgagagctCCCCTGTGGAGAGTGGCTCCTCTGATCAAG aggaagaagaagaaggcagtTATGATACTGATGAAGGTCGAGACTACCGAGCCCAGCCCCGAAGGGAAGTCACTTCCAGCTCCTCCGTGACAGGTCCGAGTCCCTCCTCTGTTGTAAAACTGGAGGCCAACCAGAAAGCCAGGAACAAAAAACAGAGACAGGAGCTTTATG GCTCACAGAGTCTGTCTGGAGCCGAAGGGGAGGTCAAAGTAAGGAAGAAGCCCCCCTGCAGGCTGGGCCTGGCCACTGCAGTCAAAAAAAGCCGCGAAGATCACCGGTCGGAGGGGGTCAGAAGGCCATGTGGACCCAGGTCCAAAGAGCCTCGGTGGGGCAGTCTGGGGACCAGAGGCAACCGCTACCGGAGGAGCCTGGGACTGGCCACCTTCCCGACCACCAGTGAGAGGCTAAAAAGGGCGACCCGCAAGAGCACCATGCTGAGAGGAGCGATCAACAAG AGGAGAAGTGGCTGGTCAGTTGGGGGCCCATCTTCACAGAGCGAGGAGGGCAGCAGGGGACGAAGGAACAAGGACCAGCAG CCAAAGGGACGAGCCGTCAGTCGGCTGCTGGAGAGCTTCGCGGCCGACGAGGGTTTTCAGATGGATGGCAGCAGCTTctcagaagaagaggaagacagcaGCCGCTCGTTCAGCAACAGAGGCCCCGAAG TTCCGAAGTGCGTCGTGACCAAAGAGCTCTTAACCGATGGACTGAAGGTGCTGATCTCCAAGGACGACGAGCTTCTCTACGCAGCCAGAGTCCACACACTGGAACTACCCGACAT CTTTAGCATTGTTATCTACGGTGAAAGAGGAAACCGCCCAAGAATCTATTCAttggagcagctgctgcaggaagCT GTCCTGGATGTACGGCCAGAGGCAGAGGCTGTGCTGAGTGAAGGAACCAGGGTGTGCGCTTACTGGAGCGAGCGCTCGCGCTGCTTGTACCCTGGCTACGTTCGCAGAG GTGGTTCATCGGATGAAGGGAAGCAAGCAGGAGTGATGATAGAGTTTGATGATGGAGACAGGGGGAAGATTTCTCTCCCGAACAtccgcctcctgcctcctggatACCAGATTCACT GTGGAGAGTCATCCCCGGCCCTGCTGATACCCAGCGAGGTTAAGAGAGGTTCTGGTCTGGAGCAGGCCCCTCTGAGTGACCGGCCTTCTGACAGTTACAACCTCATCAATACTTTAACCAACAGCCAACCTCCCCTTCTTCACAAAAGAAGACCAG GGAGACCAAAAGGGTCtgggaaaaaacaaaagcagcagcaacagcaggcTGAGAATGCCAATAAAAATCCTTCACCTTTCCTGGGTTGGCCTTCGTTGGGCAACACCAGGAAGAGGTCTTCCGACAACCTGTTCGAGCTCAATGGGGCACCCAGGAAAGCCTTAAGAGGGCCGGAAGATGACCTGTTCCCCTTGGCTAGGAGCCAGCCGTTGGCCTCCACCCCGGCCAAAGGCCTTTTCAGCAGCAGCTCCTTTGAGGTGGACTCCTTCAGCAGCATTGCAAATGGCTACTCTTCCTTCTGTACTCAGTCTACAGGACCAAATCAAGGTTTATCTCTGGTGCCAAGGAGTGGGACACATGGCCAGAGGCGCAGGCAAGATGAGCTTACTGTGCCAAGAAGCAGGAAGTCTGGACAAGAGTTCTTAGTCAAGTTGGATCATGAAGGAGTCACCTCCCCCAAGACAAAGAACAGCAAGGCTCTGATGTTGCGAGGTGGCTCTTCCAGTGTGGGTGGCATGCCCCGGACAGACGCCTACTGTCACCCAGTCCTGCTGGTTCAGGACAACAAAAAGGGCGGCGCCTCCAAAGTAGAACTTCTCCGGAAAGGAACCACACCCCAAAGAAAGCCCTCCTATTCTCTGCGTCTGGATGAATATGGCGACTTGGGCTTCAGAGACTGTGACAGCTCTAACTCTGAtctggaagaggaagagaggaagaggactgcACCAGCTGCCTCAGGAGGAATAAGGACGGCTGCACTGGCTGCAGCCTCAAGTggactaaggacaactgcaccGGCTGCAGCCTCAAGTggactaaggacaactgcaccGGCTGCAGCCTCAAGTggactaaggacaactgcactGGCTGCAGCCTCAAGTGGACTAAGGACGGCTGCACCGGCTGCAGCCTCAAGTGGAGTAAGGACAACTGCACCGGCTGCAGCCCCAAGTggactaaggacaactgcactGGCTGCAGCCTCAAGTggactaaggacaactgcactGGCTGCAGCCTCAAGTggactaaggacaactgcaccGGCTGCAGCCTCAAGTggactaaggacaactgcactGGCTGCAGCCTCAAGTggactaaggacaactgcactGGCTGCAGCCTCAAGTggactaaggacaactgcactGGCTGCAGCCTCAAGTggactaaggacaactgcactGGCTGCAGCCTCAAGTggactaaggacaactgcactGGCTGCAGCCTCAAGTggactaaggacaactgcactGGCTGCAGCCTCAAGTGGACTAAGGACGGCTGCACTGGCTGCAGCCTCAGGAGGATTAAGGACGGCTGGCCGCTTCCTGTCTCGTCTCTCGGTCTCCTCATCGTCTTCTGGTTcttcaagctcctcctcttcagggtcTATCTCCAGTTCCAGCTTGTGCTCCTCGGATAATGATTCCTCTTACAGCTCAGAGGATGAGGACAGTTCTGCATTGATGCTTCAGAGTTGTATGTCTTCCCACCGAGGCCTCCTGCAACCTTCTGAACCGTCCACGTCGTCACGGCCACACCAGCACTCTTTTGTGGCCAAAGCTGTTGCTGGTGCCAACGCCAAAGGAAACCCCTCGGACCAGATCTCCAACAAGTCCCTGAAGAGGAAAGAATGCACCAGCTCCACCTCTAAAACATCGAAGGATTTTGTGAAGAAACCTAGGATGCTTCCAGATGACGCGTCATTTATTCCAAGGCCTAAGATGTCAGCATTTATAGCAGGGCGACAAATGTGGAGGTGGTCAGGAAACCCCACACAG CGGCGAGGTCTGAAGGGCAAGGCCAGGAAGCTGTTTTATAAGGCCATCGTGCGAGGCAGAGACACAGTGAAAGTGGGAGACTGTgccgtgttcctctcagctggACGTCCTAACCTCCCATACGTTGGTCGTATTGAGAACTTCTGGGAATCCTGGACCTCCAGCATGGTGGTCAAAGTCAAGTGGTTCTACCACCCTGAAGAGACCAAGCTGGGCAAGCGGCATCGAGATGGAAAG CATGCCCTTTACCAGTCGTGTCACGAGGATGAGAATGACGTCCAGACAATCTCTCATAAGTGCCAGGTGGTGAGCAGGGAGGAGTACGAGTGTCTGACTCGCAATCAGAAGCCGAACAGTACCTCCCCGGACCTCTACTACCTGGCTGGGACGTATGACCCCACTGCTGGTCAATTGGTCACTACTGAAGGGCTTTCCATCTTGTGCTGA